One window from the genome of Sphaerotilus microaerophilus encodes:
- a CDS encoding Maf family nucleotide pyrophosphatase — translation MSQLILASTSPYRRELLARLRVPFEVVAPDVDETPQAGEAPADLAERLALAKACVVADRCPQAWVVGSDQVAEYEGCAIGKPGSHGRAVEQLTAMSGRTVRFHTAVAVVRRQAGFARTLRVPVSVRFRVLERGDIETYLRLDRPYDCAGSARCETLGITLLDAIESDDPTALIGLPLIATTRLLREAGWDALRLLAETASVVQEGA, via the coding sequence ATGTCGCAACTGATCCTGGCTTCCACCTCCCCCTATCGCCGCGAGCTGCTGGCCCGACTGCGCGTGCCCTTTGAGGTCGTCGCGCCCGACGTCGATGAGACACCGCAGGCTGGCGAGGCGCCGGCTGACCTGGCCGAGCGGCTGGCGTTGGCCAAGGCCTGCGTTGTGGCCGATCGATGCCCGCAGGCCTGGGTGGTCGGGTCCGACCAGGTGGCCGAGTACGAGGGGTGTGCCATCGGCAAGCCGGGCTCGCACGGGCGGGCTGTCGAGCAGCTGACCGCCATGAGTGGGCGGACGGTGCGCTTCCACACGGCGGTGGCGGTGGTGCGTCGCCAGGCGGGATTCGCTCGAACCCTGCGGGTGCCCGTCAGCGTGCGGTTCCGTGTGCTGGAGCGCGGCGACATCGAAACCTATCTCCGGCTGGATCGGCCCTACGACTGCGCCGGCAGCGCCCGCTGTGAAACGCTGGGCATCACGCTGCTCGATGCGATCGAATCCGATGACCCGACGGCTTTGATCGGCCTGCCCCTGATCGCGACGACCCGGCTGCTGCGCGAGGCCGGCTGGGATGCGCTGCGGCTCCTGGCTGAGACTGCTTCGGTCGTGCAGGAGGGCGCATGA
- a CDS encoding SAM-dependent methyltransferase, with amino-acid sequence MPNTLDLGTLRDGVPQPDVRLVLPQQALEVAARLSHWVVENARSARALLKRVGAIAPLARPLQELDIRELPRPRKGGGPGPVEVLRAADWLAPALAGRDVGLLSEAGLPAVADPGAALVDVAHAAGVRVRPLSGPSSLMLALAASGLNGQSFAFVGYLPTDAAQRAQRLRELEAHSRRWQQTQILIETPYRNSALLAALRQGLQPGTRLSVACGVTLEDEQIWTADISRWRTDMAATSLPMELPSQVPAVFLFLAR; translated from the coding sequence ATGCCCAACACGCTTGACCTGGGTACGCTGCGTGACGGTGTGCCGCAGCCCGACGTGCGGCTGGTGTTGCCGCAGCAGGCCCTGGAGGTGGCGGCCCGGCTGTCACATTGGGTGGTGGAGAACGCGCGCAGCGCACGGGCGTTGCTCAAGCGCGTTGGCGCGATCGCGCCACTGGCGCGGCCACTGCAGGAGTTGGACATCCGCGAGTTGCCTCGTCCTCGCAAGGGTGGCGGGCCGGGGCCGGTCGAGGTGTTGCGGGCGGCCGACTGGCTGGCGCCCGCGTTGGCGGGGCGCGATGTCGGCCTGCTGTCCGAGGCCGGGCTGCCTGCCGTGGCGGATCCGGGTGCAGCGCTGGTCGACGTGGCCCATGCGGCCGGGGTGCGGGTGCGGCCGCTGTCGGGCCCGTCTTCACTGATGCTGGCGCTGGCCGCTTCAGGCCTCAATGGCCAGTCGTTTGCCTTTGTCGGCTACCTGCCCACGGATGCGGCGCAACGGGCACAGCGCCTGCGCGAACTGGAGGCGCACTCCCGCCGCTGGCAGCAGACCCAGATTCTGATCGAGACCCCCTACCGCAACTCTGCCTTGCTGGCAGCATTGCGCCAGGGCCTCCAGCCGGGGACTCGACTCAGCGTGGCCTGCGGGGTCACGCTGGAGGATGAGCAGATATGGACGGCGGACATTTCCCGCTGGCGCACTGACATGGCCGCGACGAGCCTGCCGATGGAGCTGCCTTCCCAGGTGCCGGCGGTTTTTCTCTTCTTGGCTCGATGA
- a CDS encoding DEAD/DEAH box helicase has product MITETPTAAEQTAAPSRFDTLALAPKLLQAIQDAGYETMTPIQAKAIPIVLDGKDVMGAAQTGTGKTAAFSLPLLQKMLAHENASASPARHPVRALVLAPTRELADQVANNVKTYARHSQLRVTCVFGGIDMAPQTAELKRGVEVLIATPGRLLDHIQAKNCQLNQVEYVVLDEADRMLDIGFLPDLQRILSFLPKKRQTLLFSATFSTEIKRLAQSYLQDPVLVEVARPNATASTVEQRFYSVSDDDKRSAVRHILRERSLAQAIVFVNSKLGAARLARSFERDGLNTAALHGDKSQDERLKALDAFKRGEVDLLVATDVAARGLDIADLPAVFNFDIPFNAEDYVHRIGRTGRAGASGLAVSLVTREDARLVGDIEKLIRKKIDLEALELDDERPRRRRPEGWAGDEAPRSEGSSFGSPAARRPPPPPARQASTDPFFDRPYEADPNATPVWEKSDAAAVPSSRTTLSRYIKPRRKVATLLGGKPST; this is encoded by the coding sequence GTGATCACAGAGACTCCCACCGCAGCCGAGCAGACGGCCGCCCCCTCCCGGTTCGATACCCTCGCACTGGCCCCCAAGCTGCTCCAGGCCATCCAGGACGCCGGCTACGAGACGATGACGCCGATCCAGGCCAAGGCGATACCGATCGTCCTGGACGGCAAGGACGTGATGGGCGCCGCCCAGACCGGCACAGGCAAGACGGCGGCGTTCTCGCTGCCCCTGCTGCAGAAGATGCTGGCACACGAAAACGCCAGTGCGTCACCGGCACGGCATCCGGTGCGCGCCCTGGTGTTGGCCCCCACACGTGAGCTGGCCGACCAGGTCGCCAACAACGTCAAGACCTACGCCCGGCACAGCCAGCTTCGTGTGACCTGCGTGTTCGGCGGCATCGACATGGCGCCACAAACGGCTGAACTCAAGCGTGGCGTCGAGGTCCTGATCGCCACACCGGGTCGGCTGCTGGACCACATCCAGGCGAAGAATTGCCAGCTCAACCAGGTCGAGTACGTGGTGCTCGACGAGGCGGACCGGATGCTCGACATCGGCTTCCTGCCCGATCTGCAGCGCATCCTGAGCTTCCTGCCGAAGAAGCGCCAGACCCTGCTCTTCTCGGCCACGTTCTCGACTGAGATCAAGCGCCTGGCGCAGAGCTACCTGCAGGACCCCGTACTGGTCGAGGTAGCCCGACCGAACGCCACCGCATCCACCGTCGAACAACGCTTCTACAGCGTGTCGGACGACGACAAGCGCAGTGCCGTGCGCCACATCCTGCGCGAACGCTCACTCGCCCAGGCCATCGTCTTCGTGAACTCCAAGCTGGGCGCTGCGCGCCTGGCCCGGTCATTCGAACGCGACGGTCTCAACACCGCAGCATTGCACGGCGACAAGTCTCAGGACGAGCGCCTGAAGGCCCTCGACGCCTTCAAACGTGGCGAGGTCGACCTGCTGGTCGCGACCGACGTGGCAGCACGTGGCCTGGACATCGCCGATCTGCCGGCGGTGTTCAACTTCGACATCCCGTTCAATGCCGAGGACTACGTGCACCGCATCGGCCGTACCGGCCGTGCCGGCGCCTCGGGACTGGCGGTGTCGCTGGTGACCCGGGAAGACGCCCGCCTGGTGGGCGACATCGAGAAGCTCATCCGCAAGAAGATCGACCTCGAAGCGCTGGAGCTGGACGACGAGCGGCCGCGCCGCCGCCGCCCTGAGGGCTGGGCGGGGGACGAGGCGCCACGCTCCGAGGGCAGCAGCTTCGGCAGCCCGGCGGCCCGGCGCCCGCCGCCCCCCCCGGCGCGACAGGCGAGCACAGACCCCTTCTTCGACCGCCCCTACGAGGCCGATCCGAACGCCACTCCCGTCTGGGAAAAATCCGACGCAGCGGCGGTGCCGTCTTCGCGGACGACCTTGTCGCGCTACATCAAGCCACGCCGCAAGGTCGCTACGCTGCTGGGCGGCAAGCCGTCAACCTGA
- a CDS encoding MraY family glycosyltransferase, giving the protein MSLFFLSLAVSLIVTLLIVRSSPRHAHFSGDTDQTAPQKFHARVVPRVGGIGIAVASCIGMALAASSLSGADRVALAGLGISASVAFMAGLIEDFTKRVTPSQRLLAVMLAASLALWLAGSEISRTGIPALDAALTVGGVSMALTLIAVAGVANSINIIDGFNGLASMCVAIMLAALAYVAHRVGDPLILSCALVSLGAVLGFFVWNYPFGLVFLGDGGAYFLGFWVAELGILLVHRNEAVSPLFPLLLCAYPMFETLFTMYRRKVVRGRPVGQPDATHLHSLIYRRLMRWAVGRRDAANLLRRNSMTSPYLWLVCSMSAVPAVLSWDDSEVLGWFILAFCLSYIALYRAIVRFRTPRLLVRTGDRWVAPEAPSESAG; this is encoded by the coding sequence ATGAGTCTATTTTTCCTGTCACTCGCGGTGTCACTCATCGTCACGCTGCTGATCGTGCGATCGTCTCCCCGGCACGCCCATTTCTCGGGCGACACCGACCAGACGGCCCCTCAGAAGTTCCATGCACGCGTGGTGCCACGGGTCGGCGGCATCGGCATTGCTGTCGCCTCGTGCATCGGGATGGCGTTGGCAGCCTCCAGCCTGAGTGGAGCCGATCGCGTGGCGCTGGCAGGATTGGGCATCAGCGCTTCCGTGGCATTCATGGCAGGTCTGATCGAAGACTTCACCAAGCGCGTGACACCCAGCCAGCGGCTGCTGGCGGTCATGCTCGCTGCGTCCCTGGCACTGTGGCTTGCAGGCAGCGAGATCTCCCGCACGGGCATCCCCGCCCTGGACGCGGCACTCACCGTGGGCGGGGTCTCGATGGCGTTGACGTTGATTGCCGTGGCAGGAGTCGCCAACTCGATCAACATCATCGACGGCTTCAACGGCCTGGCTTCGATGTGCGTCGCCATCATGCTTGCAGCGCTCGCCTACGTGGCCCATCGGGTGGGTGACCCACTGATCCTGTCGTGTGCGCTGGTCAGCTTGGGCGCCGTGCTCGGGTTCTTCGTGTGGAACTACCCGTTCGGGCTCGTCTTCCTTGGCGACGGCGGCGCCTACTTCCTCGGCTTCTGGGTCGCCGAGTTGGGCATTCTGCTGGTGCACCGCAACGAGGCGGTGTCGCCGCTGTTTCCCCTGCTGCTGTGCGCCTACCCGATGTTCGAAACGCTGTTCACGATGTACAGGCGCAAGGTCGTTCGCGGTCGCCCGGTGGGCCAGCCGGACGCGACGCACCTGCACAGTCTGATCTATCGCCGCCTGATGCGCTGGGCCGTCGGTCGACGCGATGCGGCCAATCTGCTGCGTCGCAATTCGATGACCTCCCCGTACCTCTGGCTGGTGTGCTCGATGAGCGCCGTGCCCGCCGTTCTGAGCTGGGACGACTCTGAGGTTCTGGGATGGTTCATCCTCGCTTTCTGCCTGTCTTACATCGCGCTGTATCGCGCCATCGTGCGCTTCCGCACCCCTCGCTTGCTGGTGCGCACCGGTGACCGCTGGGTAGCGCCAGAGGCTCCTTCCGAATCCGCGGGATAA
- the rfbB gene encoding dTDP-glucose 4,6-dehydratase — protein sequence MTLLVTGGAGFIGSNFVLDWLAQSDEPVVTLDALTYAGNLENLASLQGDARHTFVHGDICDRVLIDRLLAQHRPRAIVHFAAESHVDRSIHGPGAFMRTNIEGTYTLLEAARAFWGSLQGGEREAFRFHHVSTDEVYGSLGSADAAFTETHPYEPNSPYSASKAASDHLVRAWHHTYGLPVVTTNCSNNYGPFHFPEKLIPLMIVNALAGKPLPIYGDGQNVRDWLYVRDHASAIRAVLAGGRLGETYNVGGWNEKTNLEIVHTVCDLLDELHPDAAGSYRRLITYVQDRPGHDRRYAIDARKIERELGWRPAETFETGIRKTVQWYLANADWVAHVQSGAYRDWVARQYGEAAPSP from the coding sequence ATGACCCTTCTTGTCACCGGCGGAGCCGGCTTCATCGGCAGCAATTTCGTGCTCGACTGGCTGGCGCAGTCGGATGAGCCCGTGGTGACACTGGATGCGCTGACCTATGCGGGCAATCTGGAGAACCTCGCATCCTTGCAGGGCGATGCCCGCCACACATTCGTGCACGGCGACATCTGCGATCGCGTCCTGATTGATCGGCTTCTCGCCCAGCACCGCCCGAGGGCGATCGTGCACTTTGCGGCCGAGAGCCATGTCGATCGCAGCATCCATGGTCCTGGCGCCTTCATGCGCACCAACATCGAGGGCACCTACACGCTGCTGGAAGCGGCTCGTGCCTTCTGGGGTTCGCTGCAGGGTGGCGAGCGTGAGGCCTTCCGCTTTCACCACGTCTCCACCGACGAGGTCTACGGTTCGCTTGGTTCGGCTGATGCCGCCTTCACCGAGACCCATCCCTACGAGCCCAACAGCCCCTATTCGGCCTCCAAGGCAGCGAGCGACCACCTTGTACGAGCCTGGCACCACACCTATGGCCTGCCGGTGGTGACAACGAATTGCAGCAACAACTACGGCCCGTTTCACTTCCCCGAGAAGCTCATCCCCCTGATGATCGTCAACGCCCTGGCCGGCAAGCCGCTGCCGATCTATGGCGACGGCCAGAACGTGCGTGACTGGCTCTACGTGCGTGACCACGCCAGCGCGATCCGCGCTGTATTGGCCGGTGGTCGACTGGGAGAGACCTACAACGTCGGCGGCTGGAACGAGAAGACCAACCTGGAGATCGTCCATACCGTCTGCGACCTGCTCGACGAACTCCACCCGGATGCGGCGGGCAGCTACCGGCGCCTGATCACCTACGTCCAGGATCGGCCCGGGCACGATCGCCGCTATGCGATCGATGCGCGCAAGATCGAGCGTGAACTCGGTTGGCGCCCGGCCGAGACCTTCGAGACGGGCATCCGCAAGACCGTTCAGTGGTACCTGGCCAACGCCGATTGGGTGGCGCATGTCCAGAGTGGCGCCTACCGTGATTGGGTGGCTCGACAGTACGGCGAGGCAGCGCCGTCGCCATGA
- the rfbD gene encoding dTDP-4-dehydrorhamnose reductase, whose translation MSMKKILLLGKGGQVGWELQRALAPLGEVIALDRDSRPLGADFSRPDAITDLLALLQPDVIVNAAAHTAVDRAESEPELARLINATSVDRLARHAARTGAVLVHYSTDYVFDGSGDAPRDEAAPTGPLSVYGQTKLEGEDCIRASGCRHLILRTSWVYAARGGNFARTMLRLAGERERLTVIDDQIGAPTGADLLADVTAHALCQLALEPALSGTYHAVAGGETSWHGYASHVIDFARRHGQALQATQIDAVATTAFPTPARRPLNSRLDTRRLQAAFDLVLPPWQQGVDRMLHEVLGV comes from the coding sequence ATGAGCATGAAAAAGATCCTGCTGCTGGGCAAGGGTGGCCAGGTCGGCTGGGAGTTGCAGCGCGCGCTGGCACCGTTGGGTGAGGTGATCGCTCTCGATCGCGACAGCCGGCCCCTGGGCGCCGACTTTTCTCGCCCTGACGCGATCACGGACCTGCTGGCCTTGCTGCAGCCGGACGTCATCGTCAACGCCGCAGCCCACACCGCCGTCGATCGCGCCGAGAGCGAGCCCGAGTTGGCGCGGCTGATCAACGCGACCAGCGTGGACCGCCTGGCCCGGCATGCCGCCCGGACGGGCGCCGTGCTGGTGCACTACAGCACCGACTATGTCTTTGACGGCAGTGGCGATGCGCCGCGCGACGAGGCGGCGCCCACCGGACCGCTGAGCGTCTACGGGCAGACCAAGCTCGAAGGCGAAGACTGCATCCGCGCCAGCGGCTGCCGGCACCTCATCCTGCGCACCAGCTGGGTCTACGCGGCGAGAGGGGGCAACTTTGCACGCACCATGCTGCGCCTGGCTGGGGAGCGCGAACGTCTCACCGTCATTGACGACCAGATCGGCGCGCCCACCGGGGCCGATCTGCTGGCCGATGTCACTGCGCATGCGCTGTGCCAATTGGCCCTCGAGCCCGCGCTGTCCGGCACCTATCACGCTGTGGCCGGTGGCGAGACCAGTTGGCACGGCTACGCCAGCCACGTCATCGACTTTGCACGTCGGCACGGGCAGGCGCTGCAGGCCACGCAGATCGACGCCGTTGCGACCACCGCCTTTCCGACGCCGGCTCGGCGCCCGCTCAATTCCCGCCTCGACACCCGCAGGCTGCAAGCCGCCTTCGACCTGGTTCTGCCGCCCTGGCAGCAGGGGGTCGATCGCATGCTGCACGAGGTGTTGGGCGTTTGA
- the rfbA gene encoding glucose-1-phosphate thymidylyltransferase RfbA translates to MTTRKGIILAGGSGTRLHPATLAISKQLLPVYDKPMVYYPLSTLMLAGIREILLISTPQDIPRFEALLGDGSRWGLDIRYCVQPSPDGLAQAFLLGREFVGGAPSALVLGDNIYYGHDLQRQLLSADGRQAGATVFAYHVNDPERYGVVEFDADRRALSVEEKPSRPKSNYAVTGLYFYDEQVCDIAASIRPSARGELEITDVNARYLAQGQLNVEIMGRGYAWLDTGTHDSLLDAGQFIATLEKRQGLKVACVEEIAYRNGWIDAARLEQLAQPLLKNGYGQYLLKVLRERVY, encoded by the coding sequence ATGACCACCCGCAAGGGCATCATCCTGGCCGGCGGCTCCGGCACCCGGTTGCACCCCGCCACCCTGGCCATCAGCAAGCAGCTGCTGCCGGTCTACGACAAGCCGATGGTCTACTACCCGCTGAGCACGCTGATGCTGGCGGGCATCCGCGAGATCCTGCTGATCTCCACGCCACAGGACATCCCTCGCTTCGAGGCGCTGCTGGGCGATGGCTCGCGCTGGGGCCTGGACATCCGCTACTGCGTCCAGCCCAGCCCGGACGGGCTGGCGCAGGCCTTTCTCCTGGGGCGGGAATTCGTCGGCGGTGCGCCAAGCGCCCTGGTGCTGGGCGACAACATCTACTACGGCCACGACCTGCAGCGCCAGCTGCTCAGCGCGGACGGGCGCCAGGCGGGCGCGACGGTGTTCGCTTACCACGTCAACGATCCCGAGCGCTACGGCGTGGTCGAGTTTGATGCGGACCGGCGCGCGCTGAGCGTCGAGGAGAAGCCGAGCCGGCCCAAGAGCAACTACGCCGTCACCGGCCTGTACTTCTACGACGAGCAGGTCTGCGACATCGCGGCGTCGATCCGCCCCAGCGCCCGTGGCGAGCTGGAGATCACCGACGTGAATGCCCGCTACCTGGCCCAGGGCCAGTTGAACGTCGAGATCATGGGCCGGGGCTATGCCTGGCTGGACACTGGCACGCACGACAGCCTGCTCGACGCCGGGCAGTTCATCGCCACGCTGGAAAAACGCCAGGGCCTGAAGGTGGCCTGCGTGGAGGAGATCGCCTACCGCAACGGCTGGATCGACGCGGCCCGACTGGAGCAACTGGCCCAGCCGCTGCTGAAGAATGGCTATGGCCAGTACCTCTTGAAGGTGCTGCGCGAGAGGGTGTACTGA
- the rfbC gene encoding dTDP-4-dehydrorhamnose 3,5-epimerase: MNIIRTAIPELLILEPQVFGDTRGFFVESWHQRRFDEAVGAPIAFVQDNHSRSARGVLRGLHFQLPPHAQGKLVRVVQGRVFDVAVDVRRSSATFGRWVGVELSEDNHRQFWIPPGFAHGFLVLSESADFLYKTTDHHAPACERAVRWDDPTLAIEWPEPALARALSAKDLAAPSLADADLFA; encoded by the coding sequence ATGAACATCATCCGCACCGCCATTCCGGAGCTGCTGATCCTGGAGCCCCAGGTTTTCGGTGACACCCGCGGCTTTTTTGTCGAGAGCTGGCATCAACGGCGCTTTGACGAGGCTGTTGGAGCCCCCATCGCGTTTGTGCAGGACAACCACAGCCGCTCTGCCCGGGGAGTGCTGCGTGGCCTGCACTTCCAGCTGCCGCCGCACGCCCAGGGCAAGCTGGTGCGCGTGGTGCAGGGCCGTGTGTTTGATGTGGCCGTCGACGTGCGACGCAGCAGCGCCACTTTTGGTCGTTGGGTGGGCGTTGAGCTCAGCGAGGACAACCACCGTCAGTTCTGGATTCCCCCCGGGTTCGCCCACGGTTTCCTGGTGCTCAGCGAGAGTGCGGACTTCCTTTACAAGACCACCGACCATCACGCCCCCGCCTGCGAGCGGGCCGTGCGCTGGGACGATCCGACGCTGGCCATTGAGTGGCCCGAGCCAGCCCTGGCGCGCGCCCTGTCCGCCAAGGACCTCGCCGCGCCGTCCCTGGCCGATGCCGACCTCTTCGCCTGA
- a CDS encoding mannose-1-phosphate guanylyltransferase/mannose-6-phosphate isomerase yields the protein MASDSSSSSTVLVQPVIMAGGSGTRLWPLSRAGYPKQFLVLTGSAHSLFQEAAQRMSSLAAVDLRVEPMLVVGNEEHRFLVLDQLREIRSEPAAVLLEPMGRNTAPALTLAALQALEGGQDPVLVVTPADQTVTDPAAFAAALRDAVRVAAGGAIVVLGITPDRPETGYGYIRSVPETGAARVAQFVEKPDLETAQRYLAEGGYTWNSGMFVLRASVWMSALERFRPDIAAATRAAWVARQSDDRFVRPGRAEFAQVPSESVDYAVMERCPGSDIDIRMVPLAAGWNDLGAWDAVWQVAPKDAKGNASVGDVLLQDSSNTLVHATSRLVGVVGLDDVVVVETPDAVMVADRSRSQDVKKIVQSLDKGQRNEHSLHRKVHRPWGWYDSIDNGPRHQVKRIMVKPGASLSLQMHHHRAEHWIVVSGTAEVTNGDKVLVLSENQSTYIPLGQTHRLANPGKVPLEIIEVQSGSYLGEDDIVRFEDTYGRS from the coding sequence ATGGCGTCTGACTCCTCCTCGTCGTCCACCGTCCTCGTCCAGCCGGTCATCATGGCCGGTGGCAGCGGCACGCGGCTGTGGCCGCTGTCGCGCGCGGGCTACCCCAAGCAGTTTCTGGTGCTGACCGGCAGTGCACACAGCCTGTTCCAGGAGGCTGCGCAACGCATGTCGTCCCTGGCGGCGGTGGACCTGAGGGTCGAACCCATGCTGGTGGTGGGCAATGAAGAACATCGCTTCCTGGTCCTCGACCAGCTGCGCGAGATCCGCAGCGAGCCGGCGGCCGTGCTGCTGGAGCCGATGGGGCGCAACACGGCTCCTGCCCTGACGCTGGCGGCGCTGCAGGCCCTGGAGGGTGGGCAGGATCCAGTGCTGGTCGTCACCCCTGCAGACCAGACGGTCACCGATCCGGCTGCCTTCGCGGCGGCCCTGCGGGATGCCGTGCGCGTGGCCGCCGGAGGGGCGATCGTCGTGCTCGGCATCACCCCGGACCGGCCCGAGACCGGCTACGGCTACATCCGCTCGGTGCCTGAGACCGGTGCGGCGCGCGTGGCCCAGTTCGTCGAGAAGCCCGATCTGGAAACCGCGCAGCGCTACCTGGCCGAAGGCGGCTACACCTGGAACAGCGGCATGTTCGTGCTGCGCGCCTCGGTGTGGATGAGCGCGCTGGAGCGCTTCCGCCCTGACATTGCGGCGGCCACCCGCGCCGCCTGGGTGGCACGCCAGAGCGACGACCGCTTTGTTCGTCCGGGCCGTGCCGAGTTCGCCCAGGTGCCGTCGGAATCGGTGGACTACGCCGTGATGGAGCGCTGCCCGGGCAGCGACATCGACATCCGCATGGTCCCGCTGGCGGCCGGCTGGAACGACCTGGGTGCCTGGGATGCCGTCTGGCAAGTCGCCCCCAAGGACGCGAAGGGCAACGCCTCGGTGGGCGATGTGTTGCTGCAGGACAGCAGCAATACCCTGGTGCACGCGACCAGCCGCCTGGTGGGCGTGGTGGGCCTGGATGATGTGGTCGTGGTCGAAACGCCTGATGCGGTGATGGTGGCCGATCGCAGCCGCAGCCAGGACGTCAAGAAGATCGTCCAGTCGCTCGACAAGGGCCAGCGCAACGAGCACAGCCTGCACCGCAAGGTGCACCGCCCCTGGGGCTGGTACGACAGCATCGACAACGGCCCGCGCCATCAGGTCAAGCGCATCATGGTCAAGCCCGGCGCCTCGCTGAGCCTGCAGATGCACCACCACCGTGCCGAGCACTGGATCGTCGTCTCTGGTACCGCCGAGGTGACCAACGGCGACAAGGTGCTGGTCCTGAGTGAGAACCAGTCCACCTACATCCCGCTGGGCCAGACGCACCGCCTTGCCAATCCCGGCAAGGTGCCGCTGGAGATCATTGAAGTGCAGTCCGGCTCCTACCTGGGTGAGGACGACATCGTGCGCTTCGAGGACACCTACGGGCGGAGCTGA
- a CDS encoding GDP-L-fucose synthase family protein, translating to MDTPSKILVTGARGMVGSALVRRLGASASVQVLAPTRAELDLLDQRAVFAYLAEHRPDYVFIAAAKVGGIQANNQYRADFLYQNLLIEANLIHGAHLAGVQRLMFLGSSCIYPRDCPQPIKEEYLLTGPLEPTNEPYAIAKIAGIKLCESYNRQYGRQYVSVMPTNLYGPNDNYDLANSHVLPALLRKAHDARLRGDATYTVWGSGRPMREFLYVDDLADACVHLMEAGYDGPLVNIGTGEDVTIRELAETVMNVVGFQGDIVFDASKPDGTPRKLLDVSRLRSLGWAASTQLRAGIRQAYEAAPFYARRADNEVVLNTTLEPT from the coding sequence ATGGATACCCCTTCAAAGATCCTCGTCACCGGCGCGCGCGGCATGGTGGGCAGCGCCCTGGTGCGCCGCCTGGGCGCGAGCGCCAGTGTGCAGGTGCTCGCCCCCACCCGCGCTGAACTCGACCTGCTCGACCAGCGCGCCGTCTTCGCCTACCTGGCCGAACACCGCCCGGACTACGTCTTCATCGCCGCGGCCAAGGTCGGCGGCATCCAGGCCAACAACCAGTACCGCGCGGACTTCCTCTACCAGAACCTGCTGATCGAGGCCAACCTCATCCACGGCGCCCACCTGGCCGGCGTACAGAGGCTGATGTTCCTCGGCTCCTCCTGCATCTACCCGCGCGACTGCCCTCAGCCGATCAAGGAAGAGTACCTGCTGACCGGCCCGCTGGAGCCCACCAACGAGCCCTACGCCATCGCCAAGATCGCCGGCATCAAGCTCTGCGAGAGCTACAACCGCCAGTACGGCCGCCAGTACGTGAGCGTCATGCCCACCAACCTGTATGGCCCCAACGACAACTACGACCTCGCCAACAGCCACGTCCTGCCCGCGCTGCTGCGCAAGGCCCACGACGCCAGGCTGCGCGGTGACGCGACCTACACCGTCTGGGGCAGCGGCCGGCCCATGCGCGAGTTCCTCTACGTCGACGACCTCGCCGATGCCTGCGTGCACCTGATGGAAGCCGGCTACGACGGCCCGCTCGTCAACATCGGCACCGGCGAGGACGTGACGATCCGTGAACTCGCCGAAACCGTCATGAACGTGGTCGGCTTCCAGGGCGACATCGTCTTCGACGCCAGCAAGCCCGACGGCACCCCGCGCAAGCTGCTCGACGTGAGCCGCCTGCGCAGCCTGGGCTGGGCCGCCAGCACCCAGCTGCGCGCGGGCATCCGCCAGGCCTACGAGGCCGCCCCGTTCTACGCGCGGCGCGCCGATAATGAAGTAGTGTTGAACACTACATTGGAGCCCACATGA
- a CDS encoding type II toxin-antitoxin system Phd/YefM family antitoxin — protein MKAVTSTEANRGFSQLLREVSLGETVQITSRGRAVALLSPVDVRAQLRRQAAKASLLQRLAAQPVAGQRDWARDELYD, from the coding sequence ATGAAGGCCGTCACCAGCACCGAGGCCAACCGCGGCTTCTCGCAACTGCTGCGCGAGGTGAGCCTGGGTGAAACCGTGCAGATCACCTCGCGCGGGCGCGCCGTGGCCCTGCTGAGCCCTGTTGATGTGCGCGCGCAGCTGCGCCGCCAGGCTGCCAAGGCCAGCCTGCTGCAGCGCCTGGCCGCCCAGCCCGTGGCGGGGCAGCGGGACTGGGCCCGCGACGAGCTCTACGACTGA
- a CDS encoding PIN domain-containing protein — protein MKLALDTNVLVYAEGWGDAPRCQRARELLARLDPADVVLPVQVLGELHRVLTGKARRSAAQARSAVLSWSDAYACADTTLATMLAAQDLVADHQLSTWDAVVLAAAAGAHCRVLLSEDLQPGFTWGGVTVLNPFTEPSPPLLAPYLAPLPTEPPGG, from the coding sequence ATGAAACTCGCCCTGGACACCAACGTGCTCGTCTACGCCGAGGGCTGGGGCGATGCCCCCCGCTGCCAGCGTGCCCGCGAGCTGCTCGCCCGGCTGGACCCGGCGGACGTGGTGCTCCCGGTGCAGGTGCTGGGTGAACTGCACCGCGTGCTCACCGGCAAGGCCCGGCGCAGTGCCGCGCAGGCCCGCAGCGCCGTGCTGAGCTGGAGCGATGCCTACGCCTGTGCCGACACCACCCTGGCCACCATGCTGGCCGCTCAGGACCTGGTGGCCGACCACCAACTCTCCACCTGGGACGCCGTGGTGCTGGCCGCCGCGGCCGGCGCCCACTGCCGTGTCCTGTTGTCAGAAGACCTGCAGCCTGGCTTCACCTGGGGGGGCGTGACCGTGCTCAATCCGTTCACCGAACCATCACCACCGCTGCTGGCACCCTACCTGGCGCCCCTCCCGACTGAGCCGCCAGGAGGCTGA